DNA sequence from the Burkholderia pyrrocinia genome:
TCGGCGTGATCAACGCGACCGAGCGCACCAACTACTTCCTGCTCGACGCGAACGGCGAATCGAAACCCTACCTGTCGTTCAAGTTCAATCCGGCAAAAGTGCCGGGCCTGCCCGAACCGAAGCCGATGTTCGAGATCTGGGTGTATTCGCCGCGCGTCGAGGGCGTGCACCTGCGCGGCGGGCGCGTCGCGCGCGGTGGCCTGCGCTGGTCGGATCGCCGCGAGGATTTCCGTACCGAGGTGCTCGGGCTGATGAAGGCGCAGATGGTGAAGAACGTCGTGATCGTGCCGGTCGGCTCGAAAGGCGGCTTCGTCGTGAAGAACCCGCCGCCGCAGAGCGATCGCGAAGCGTGGATGCGCGAAGGCATCGCGTGCTACCAGACGTTCCTGCGCGGCCTGCTCGACCTGACCGACAACCTGGTCGGCAACGCGATCGTGCCACCGCCCGACGTCGTGCGCCACGACCCCGACGATCCGTATCTGGTCGTCGCCGCCGACAAGGGCACGGCCACCTTCTCCGACTACGCGAACGCGATCTCGCACGAATACGGCTTCTGGCTCGACGATGCGTTCGCGTCCGGCGGCTCGGTCGGCTACGACCACAAGAAGATGGCGATCACCGCACGCGGCGCGTGGGAATCGGTGAAGCGGCACTTCCGCGAGATGGGCATCGATACGCAGACGACCGACTTCACGGTAGTCGGCGTCGGCGACATGTCGGGCGACGTGTTCGGCAACGGCATGCTGCTGTCGCCGCATATCCGGCTCGTCGCCGCGTTCGATCACCGGCACGTATTCCTCGACCCGAACCCCGATCCGGCGGTCAGCTTCGCGGAGCGCCAGCGCATGTTCGCGCTCGAACGGTCGAGCTGGGCCGACTACGACCCGGCCGCGATTTCGGCGGGCGGCGGCGTCTATCCGCGCACCGCGAAGACGATCCCGCTGTCGCCGGCCGTGCAGGCCGCGCTCGGCATCGACGCGCACGCGCTGCCGCCGACCGAGCTGATCCGCGCGATCCTGCAGGCGCCGGTCGATCTGCTGTACAACGGCGGCATCGGCACCTACGTGAAGGCCGCGCGCGAAACCCACCTGCAGGTCGGCGACCGCGCGAACGACGCGGTGCGCGTGAACGGCGCGGACCTGCGCTGCAAGGTGGTCGGCGAAGGCGGCAACCTCGGCTGCACGCAGTTCGGCCGCATCGAGTTCGCGCAGCGCGGCGGCCGCATCAACACCGATGCGATCGACAACTCGGCCGGCGTCGATTGTTCGGATCACGAAGTCAACATCAAGATCCTGCTCGGGCTCGTCGTCTCCGACGGCGAGATGACCGGGAAGCAGCGCAACGCGCTGCTCGCGGAGATGACCGACGAAGTCGGGCTGCTCGTGCTGCGCGACAACTACTACCAGACGCAGGCGCTGTCGATCGCGGGCCGCTACGGCGTCGAGCAGCTCGACGCCGAGGCGCGCCTGATGCGCTGGCTCGAACGCGCGGGCCGCCTGAACCGCGTGATCGAATTCCTGCCGACCGACGACGAAGTCGCCGAACGGCAAGCCGCGAAGCTCGGCCTCACGTCGCCGGAGCGCGCGGTGCTGCTCGCGTACAGCAAGATGTGGCTCTACGACGCGCTGCTCGAATCCGACGTGCCCGAGGACCCGCTCGTCGCCGCGATGCTCGTCGACTACTTCCCGACGCCGCTGCAGCAACGCTTCAGCGAGCCGATGCATCGCCATCCGCTGCGCCGCGAGATTCTCGCGACACACCTGACCAATGCGCTCGTCAATCGCGTCGGCTGCGCGTTCGTGCATCGGCTGATGGAGGAAACCGACGCGAAGCCCGGCGACATCGTGCGTGCGTGCATCATGGCGCGCGACGTGTTCGACCTCGATGCGGTGTGGCGCGACATCGACGCGCTCGACAACCGCGTCGCCGACGACGTGCAGGCGCGCATGTTCGTCGACGTCGCGCGGCTGCTGGAGCGCGCGGCGCTGTGGTTCCTGCGTCATCTGCAGTCCGGCGCGGTGGCCGACGGCGGCGTTGCCGAGCTGATCGCGCGCTGCCGCGACGCGGCGCAGCGGCTCGCGCCGCAACTGCCGTCGCTGCTGCCGGCCGACGCACTCGAAGCGCTGTCCGAGCGGCAGCGCGTGCTCGTTGAAGCCGGCGTCGACAGCGCGCTCGCTGTGCGTGTCGCGAGCGGCGACATCTCGGCCGCGCTGCTCGACATCGCCGAAGTGGCCGCGACCTGCAACCGCAGCCTCGAACTCGTCGCGGGCGTCTATTTCTCGCTCGGCACGCTGCTCAATTACGGATGGATCGGCGAACGCGCGGCGACGCTGCCGACGCCGACGCACTGGGACATGCTCGCGCGCGCGGCCGCGCTCGCGGAAGTCGCGCGGCTGAAGCGCACGCTCGCGACGAGCGCGCTCGCCGAATCGGCGGATTCGACCACGCCGGAGACGATCGTCGGCGCGTGGCGCGAGCGCCGCGACGCCGCGCTCGCGCGCTACGAGCACCTGCTCGCGGACCTGCGCGCGTCGGGCGGCGCCAGCCTCGCGGTGCTGCTCGTGATCGTGCGGGAGATGGCCGTGCTCGAACGCGCGTAACGGTTCGGGCAGGATCAGACCGTCGCGACCAGCAACTCTTCCGCGTTGTTCGGCGGCCGCAGGCCGTCCGTGCGATCGGCGAAATAACGGCGCGCCAGCTCCGCGGCCGATACGTGCG
Encoded proteins:
- a CDS encoding NAD-glutamate dehydrogenase gives rise to the protein MEAKNEEVVAHLLSDVVEFARERLPEATFRIVEPFLHHYYDFVDADDLQDRSIADLYGAAMAHWQTAQKYVPGSERLRVYNPILEQHGWHSDHTVIEIVNDDMPFLVDSVTMAVNRLGLALHSALHPVFRLWRGANGGIERVDAGGATPGDGQSQLASFIHFEVDRCGDAALLDTLREDIARVLGDVRASVEDWPKIVDIARATIKEMKTRESTAEDIEARAFLEWMAADHFTFLGHRDYALVSDGTGFGLRGIEGTGLGILRESLRTSGASDVTPLPKAAADIITGSWPIFLTKANSRATVHRPGYLDYVGVKLVGADGKITGERRFIGLYTSTAYMVSSAEIPIVRRKCANIVRRAGFLPKGHLGKTLVTVLETYPRDELFQADEDQLYDIALGILRLQEHQRTRLFVRRDRFDRFVSCLVFVPRDKYNTDLRRRIAKLLVDAYNGVNVEFTPLLSESAIARIHFVVHAEPGTMPDVDTRELETRLVQVARRWQDDLADALLDAFGEEQGNRLLQRYADSFPAGYRDDYPARTAVRDIELIERVKDSGQLAMNLYRPIEAGPRAFRFKVYRTGDPIALSRSLPMLEHLGVRVDEERPYRIQTPDAAHAWVHDFGLELADDTEFDIERVKGLFEDAFDRIWSGRIENDDFNRLVLRAHLSAREVTILRAYAKYLRQVGSTFSDAYIERALTGNPAIARQFVELFLLRFDPLTGDTRDVQAERLLKAIEGALDQVPNLDEDRILRQFLGVINATERTNYFLLDANGESKPYLSFKFNPAKVPGLPEPKPMFEIWVYSPRVEGVHLRGGRVARGGLRWSDRREDFRTEVLGLMKAQMVKNVVIVPVGSKGGFVVKNPPPQSDREAWMREGIACYQTFLRGLLDLTDNLVGNAIVPPPDVVRHDPDDPYLVVAADKGTATFSDYANAISHEYGFWLDDAFASGGSVGYDHKKMAITARGAWESVKRHFREMGIDTQTTDFTVVGVGDMSGDVFGNGMLLSPHIRLVAAFDHRHVFLDPNPDPAVSFAERQRMFALERSSWADYDPAAISAGGGVYPRTAKTIPLSPAVQAALGIDAHALPPTELIRAILQAPVDLLYNGGIGTYVKAARETHLQVGDRANDAVRVNGADLRCKVVGEGGNLGCTQFGRIEFAQRGGRINTDAIDNSAGVDCSDHEVNIKILLGLVVSDGEMTGKQRNALLAEMTDEVGLLVLRDNYYQTQALSIAGRYGVEQLDAEARLMRWLERAGRLNRVIEFLPTDDEVAERQAAKLGLTSPERAVLLAYSKMWLYDALLESDVPEDPLVAAMLVDYFPTPLQQRFSEPMHRHPLRREILATHLTNALVNRVGCAFVHRLMEETDAKPGDIVRACIMARDVFDLDAVWRDIDALDNRVADDVQARMFVDVARLLERAALWFLRHLQSGAVADGGVAELIARCRDAAQRLAPQLPSLLPADALEALSERQRVLVEAGVDSALAVRVASGDISAALLDIAEVAATCNRSLELVAGVYFSLGTLLNYGWIGERAATLPTPTHWDMLARAAALAEVARLKRTLATSALAESADSTTPETIVGAWRERRDAALARYEHLLADLRASGGASLAVLLVIVREMAVLERA